Proteins co-encoded in one Sediminispirochaeta bajacaliforniensis DSM 16054 genomic window:
- a CDS encoding NIL domain-containing protein: MIQKKFLLNFSKEVSEQPHIYHLVKDYDLIVNIFRAKITDEAEGFMILEISGEKDALRKGIAYLRDQNVGVGEAEKGVVWDEERCTQCGNCLSHCPTHALRIDDPATMHIIFDAEACIECLACIKNCPYGACTSVF, from the coding sequence ATGATACAAAAAAAATTCCTGCTCAATTTCTCAAAAGAGGTCTCCGAACAGCCGCACATCTACCATTTAGTCAAAGATTACGACCTTATCGTCAACATCTTTCGGGCAAAGATAACCGACGAGGCCGAAGGTTTTATGATCCTGGAAATATCGGGGGAAAAAGATGCCCTGAGGAAAGGCATTGCCTACCTTAGAGATCAGAACGTCGGTGTAGGCGAAGCGGAAAAGGGTGTTGTCTGGGATGAAGAGCGGTGTACACAGTGCGGGAACTGTCTCTCCCACTGCCCTACCCATGCTTTACGAATAGATGACCCTGCCACGATGCATATCATCTTTGATGCCGAGGCCTGTATCGAATGTCTTGCCTGCATAAAGAACTGCCCCTATGGTGCCTGTACTTCGGTTTTCTAA
- a CDS encoding UPF0280 family protein, with protein MVPVLRFSKRNFRALSFRGAHYRINDEAFDSARRYLPVLRKELEKYIRHFPDFQRSLTPLAVLQTPAPESAIRMHKASLSIGVGPMAAVAGTFAQLAVEKALSEGLDEAIVENGGDVFMKLEHELILALYAGKAPEGFRHLAFRIQAEQTPLAVCSSSSKMGHSLSFGRADLVTVVAPDAAIADAAATWGANSIDSPKELERRAEEITALPGVQGVLIILDGTMAMAGKLPPLIRHVDPRLESRVSKDKKSNYPG; from the coding sequence ATGGTGCCTGTACTTCGGTTTTCTAAACGCAATTTTCGGGCCCTCTCCTTTCGGGGGGCCCATTATCGGATAAACGATGAGGCCTTTGATTCTGCCCGGCGTTATCTCCCGGTGCTTCGAAAAGAGCTGGAGAAGTATATCCGCCATTTCCCCGACTTTCAGAGATCCCTAACCCCGCTTGCGGTTCTGCAGACCCCGGCTCCGGAATCAGCCATCAGGATGCACAAGGCCTCCTTAAGCATCGGAGTAGGCCCCATGGCTGCGGTTGCCGGAACCTTTGCGCAACTGGCTGTTGAAAAGGCCTTATCCGAGGGGCTTGACGAGGCGATCGTTGAAAACGGCGGGGATGTCTTTATGAAACTCGAGCACGAACTTATTCTAGCCCTCTATGCAGGAAAAGCTCCGGAGGGGTTCCGGCATCTGGCATTCCGTATCCAAGCCGAACAAACGCCCCTGGCGGTCTGTTCTTCAAGTTCAAAGATGGGGCACTCACTCAGTTTTGGAAGAGCGGATCTGGTAACGGTAGTGGCTCCCGATGCCGCCATAGCCGATGCGGCGGCAACCTGGGGGGCAAACAGCATCGACTCTCCAAAGGAACTGGAGCGCAGAGCGGAAGAGATCACGGCCCTTCCCGGAGTACAAGGGGTTCTCATCATTCTTGACGGGACAATGGCCATGGCGGGGAAGCTTCCTCCTCTCATCCGCCATGTCGATCCACGGCTTGAAAGCCGGGTAAGTAAAGACAAAAAGAGTAACTATCCCGGATAG
- a CDS encoding chromate transporter, protein MALYFDLLWTFFKIGLFSFGGGYAMIPLMKMEIERHGWLSLQEFADLVAVSQMTPGPIGINAATFIGIRTAGISGAIVSTLGVVLPSFVIIIIIARLLNAFRTNRIVDAVIKGIRPATIGLIATAILFFAELSIFRGYIGLDTIGTWIAGKGGPKLNFALNPGGCIIFVLILILVRRFKLHPILGVVLSGILGVFLMG, encoded by the coding sequence ATGGCACTCTATTTTGATTTGCTTTGGACCTTTTTCAAGATAGGACTTTTCAGTTTCGGGGGCGGTTATGCGATGATCCCCCTCATGAAGATGGAGATCGAACGACACGGCTGGCTTTCCCTCCAGGAATTTGCCGATTTGGTGGCCGTCAGCCAGATGACCCCTGGGCCTATCGGCATTAATGCCGCCACCTTCATCGGCATCAGAACGGCCGGTATCAGCGGTGCTATTGTTTCAACCTTGGGGGTTGTTCTTCCATCGTTCGTGATCATCATTATCATTGCCCGCCTTTTGAATGCCTTTAGAACCAACAGGATCGTTGATGCTGTCATAAAGGGAATTCGCCCGGCTACCATCGGGTTGATTGCTACGGCGATCCTGTTTTTTGCCGAGCTTTCCATCTTCCGTGGCTACATCGGACTTGATACAATTGGAACATGGATTGCCGGTAAGGGAGGACCCAAGCTCAATTTTGCCCTCAATCCCGGCGGATGTATCATTTTTGTACTCATTTTGATTCTTGTGCGCCGTTTCAAGCTCCATCCCATTCTGGGAGTGGTCCTTTCGGGGATTTTGGGGGTTTTTCTGATGGGCTGA